GCAACAGCGCACACAACTGCCACACCTCGCTCACAGTAAACAATCTAGGGCTTATTTTCTGCGAAGCGATCCACTAATGGAAGGCAGCCTCCGCGGTAAGCATCACCCTTCGACGATCCACAGAGTgtcccctcttcctccccctcccactgACTTCCAGCAACATTGGCGCCGCGGTGCAACAAACTTCGACAAAAAAGGCGTGGATACGCCCACTCCGGGCAGGTGTCTCGCTGCCGCAATCACTTGCGCTGGTCATccatgtgcgcatgtgtatGTGAATGTGTGCTCTTGTGCAACGCTCTATACAAGGCGAGTATCATATACTGAGAGCGTGAAGGAAACGGTGAAGCGAGTACATGGAGAGAGGTGAAGAATGCGTCAGTAGCTCGAAGGATATGGCGTGCCTTAGAGAGTGCTGCAGTGCGTTGTGCGTGtatgggaggagggggggggcagggcGGCATCCTAAGCTCATACAGGTAAGTCGCAGGCCTCAAGTGGGCATCGTATCCATGGAGAAGGCGTGGGCAACGATGATAAAAACTAAAGCAAGAGGCTCTCTGATGGCATATCGTTGCTTTTATGGCGAACGGCATCCCGCGCACTTCTCCTTTTTGGCCACATTACCCTCGCACGAACTCGACCGCAGATCGAGACTGCGCTCGACGTGCGATCCTGTGCGCCGATGCGCAGTTGCTGTACGCGCAATGCTTTTTATGTCGCGGCTCTGCtgaacacacacgcaggggTGCATGTATGGGATCGCTGATGCCTCTCTATGCAATACTTGTGCAGCATCAGCGCAGAATACAAACACAGACAAAAACGTCTTTGGCAGACCTGATGTGCAACTCCCTGCTGTGTGCCGttgctcttttcctttcATAGTTGCGGAGAGGCCACGCTCAGTAGCGCGTAAGGGTCATACCAGAGAGGCAccggcacggcagcacccGGAGCACGAGGCTGCGCGCTCAGAATCTTCTCTAGCCTCTCACGCCACGTCACCTGCGCCTTCTCGGCGTACTCGCGCTTGGAGTTGAGGAAGCGGACAGTATCCTCCTCCAACTTTGTGCACAgtggcggcacgcgcagctccactGGTAGGCGAACAGCGGAGAACACATTGACCCGGGGTACCACCCACCTTTGCATGTCGACGTTGTCACTCAGCACAGCGTGCAGATCGCCGAGCTCGACCTcgggtcgccgccgcttcaGTGAATTGTCAGCGGTGGTCGTGTCATCAGGGCGCGGGGCCTTGAAAATATAGCGTTGCTCCATCACCAGAAGCACCGCCCCCCACGCCgcccgcttcgcctccggGATGAGGGGCAGGGTACGGAGCCACATCAGatcgcgtgtgcgccgttGGTTCATATCGGTCTGCCATGCCTGCTGTGAGGTACTGCCCCATGCCGCtacgcgccaccgcgcgaGCTGCTCGACGAGTTGCATGAGCGGCTCTGCCTCCTCACTCTGGATGAAGTGGGAGGCGAACCGGCGGAATGACAGAAGGCCGCCAAGACGCTCGAAGACTGTCTgaacgccgctgctcgaggcCGCCAGCACATCCATCAAGATGCACATCTCCTCCGTGTGCTCTGTCATCTCGCACAGCCGTAGCAGGCCAGGCAGCGCCTCCAGTCGGTCATCCGGAAACGCCCGAGACGCTTCTCCGCCCTTCacgtgcgccagcaccgaCAACCAAAACAGATGCTTCATCTCCGGCGGCATCTGCTTCACACTGGTGGAGGCAAgcggaggagcggcggcggccgtcacACTGCCGTGcgcaacaccgccgccggcgtgcttCATGGGAACCTTCACTGGCGGGCGAGGTCCACCGACACCTGGAGCGACGGGCACCTTCACCGAACCTGTGCCGGGCAGCCGCCCCGCGAAAGGCGCCCGAGTCTCTAAAGCCTGCATCggagccgcggcagcggccaaagaagggcgaggcgccaccgcggcaggGACggtcgccggcgcggcggacgTCGACCCCACCTGCACAGCCTCGATCTTGTACCCCGCGCCGCTCCGGAGGTATGTTTCAACCTTTACGCGACGGTCTGCCACAGAGGGGAAGCGGACATTCGCGGTCGACTGCTCGCCACCGTAACGTGTGCCGCCCTTCACCCAGTCCATGTACTTGGTGTGGTACGTTTGTGATGACAGCATCGTCTCCGGCACGCGGCTCTGAACGATGAGCATCGGCGCGAGCTGGCCGACAAAGGCGTCCCAGAGTGGTTTGAGGGGGCCAGGTTGGAGGCTGTCGTACAGAAGCTTCACAttgtcgcagcagcaggcaaaGCAAATCGCCAGCTCGCCCGAGTTCTTCCACGTGAACCGCTGCATCacacggccgctgcgctgcgcctgctggtACTGCCGTTTGTACTCCTGCCGCACCTCCGTCACAAACATCTCCACCGCCACACGGAAGTAGTCCAGCGTGCGGTGACGCCCATCCGGATAGCGTTTCTTATCGGTGCTCAAGAGAAACAGAACCTTGGCCATGTCCTGCATGTCTCTGAGGGGTGGTAGCGGGATGTACTCCTTGTCTGGCCGCTCGAAGCGCAGCTCGGGATTCAGCTGcacatgccgctgctgttgtaGCTGCTGCGTAGACGTGGCTCTCTCTGTTGCAGCAGCACTTTGGCGCTGCGGGGGGGACAACGGACGTTCGCTATCAGACGATTCGGAgccggaggagctgccgctggcgctgctgctgctgtcggagACACTGCTGCTGGCTTCTTCAGAGTCGGTACTGCTGACGCTCGACGAGCCGCTAGACGCGGCCGACGTCTGCCGGCGCTCCTCGTCAGCAGCCGTGCCCTCGGTGCGTTTGGAGGACATGATAAGACGGCGCTGTGCGACTAGGAAAAGAGGGGGCAACTTGGGGGAGAGGATGGGGGGCTAAGCGACGCCGAGCACTAAAGACGGTGGGCAGTGCACACCTTggaagaagcgcagcagcaagagctGAGTTACAAAAGCGGAAAGGGGGGAGTATGGCAGCGCCGATTCCACGCGCGCGGTGTCTGCCCACAGCTCAGAGGCTCTTTGACCTTCAGTGGGTGAACGAGACTGCAGGCCCGCCCATAatccgctgcagctgatgcgAAGCGGAGCAGGTAGAGGGAGaacaaaagaagaagcaACAGAGGCCACCGAGTGGGCAGATAAGAGGGACTCAGTGACGGGATGCGAAAGAAAAGACGACAAGCGGAGCGAGGAGAAAGagtggtgcgctgcgcaaccCGCACACACTGGTACGGAGAGAGACGTGGGAAACAGGAGGGGCAGGGCTCACTGAGCGTgcccctttctttttcttcgcggCGGAGGGTACATCAGGCACCACATTCTAAAAGCCGCATCGAAGCGCTGCTTCTTCCACTGCCATGAGATGCAGGCATACGGCGCCTACCTCGCGCACTGGCGCCGACACGCACTCTCTGATCACGGCATGTttactctttttttttttcacgttCCCCCGGTGGAAGCTTTGCGTTCGCGGTAAATCACTCCAGCAGGGGGCAGGCAAGGGCGAACAAGTGAGACGGCAAACAATATCCGGGGACGGCGGGGAAGAAGTCCGTCTTCTTGTGGCTCGTGATGGCGATAAACCGCATACCTTTCCTTGCGCACGTTGATGACGCGAGTGGCACtccgagagaggggggagggtgcggTGAAGACGAGATGAGGAAGACAAGAAGCGCACGCGGCAAACCGCACAAGAGTACGAGTGCAACGAAACAGGGGACGAGAAGGCGGCATAACAGACAAACAGCCATCAAACAGACACAAAAAAGgttcaccaccaccgcagcggcggtgacgtAGCAGAGAGAGCagacacagagggagagtggGAAAagaacaaacaaaaaaaaagcacaacGGCGAACACACGATCCCGTGGGACATCTCCACATCTGGTGTGAGTGGCACGGGCGTTGGACGTGCCGTCCCCCAGAGCCAGCAGTGCTGCCGAGTGTTCTCGACAGCGAGTCcaaagagaggaaaggacACGTACCCCTGTGCGAGTATTCGCAAGAAAGGGGCGCCATACAACTCCACTCACCCAACATCACGGAGGTGCTGGCGAGGCCGGCGAAATGGACGAGGCAGGGGCAACGCCAGCAGCCAGCGTCACgatgcggtgctgcagccgcgcctctctcgccgcgAGTGCCTCCTCCAGGAAAGGATGCTTGCCTTCGGCTTCGACAAGACGTTGACAGAGCGCTGGACAGATGATCATCGCTGCAGGAGCCTCTTCAGCGGTAATTGTCCAAACAGACCGCATGCGCGCACCGTCCATTCCTGGTGTTTCCCCCTTCACACCACCGTCGCGAAGCGCGTAGGCATCCAACACCGAAGCGCACAGGCGCTCTGCCCCGTGCGTGAACTCGCCTTGGGCTGACACTGCTGTCGAGGAACGCAGGAGCGCGGCGTGATACAGCATCGCCATCttcggcggtggcagccgaGAAATGAGGGAGGCCGTGTCGGAGTGGTCCATGAGGTGCAGCGCAAACTCGCTCATCAACGGGCGCAACGCGTCGTGTGTCAGAAGCCCCTCAAAGTCCATTTTCGCAGAAGCGGTAGTAGCGTTATAAGCCGGGAAGCAGGCATAGAATACCCTGTATACGTCTttgtgtcgtcgtcgtcgatggtGTACGTCCCACAGGGGAGCGTCAGCACAAACGCCGTGAAGCAAAAGAAGAGGGTGTCCCATTTCCGGGAAGGACACAAAAGAGAGGACAGTaacgaagagaaaaagatAGCAGTCGCGCCCGggcaacgcagcggcgcgcgtcGTAGATTTCGAGCGCTGCCTCCTTACCCACAACGGTGAGCATGTCTCCCATGACAAGGAGCTGTAGAGTAATCACCACCGCTCACGGGGCACTCCGCACGGTGATCTGCGCTGAGATTGGATTCAGCTCGAGGAGCGCTGCCAGCAAAGAAAGCTGCCGCCTCAAGTCTGCATGTCGCCTTCGTTAAGAAGAGCGCATCACGGCGTCTGCTCGCCTTCCCTGTCATGCCCAGGCgggacaaaaaaaaaatcgaatGTCCAGACTCGCTCAAGCGGACACAATAGCTCCAGGCAACCGAGGAGGATgaatgcacgcacacacgcaaacaccgTGCCCCTTCCTCCACGTAGACagtcacacacgcgcacattcTAGTGGCTGTGCGACTCAGTGAGCGCCGCACCCACGCCCACGCCAACCGTCAAAAAGGCTGAGCTGTGAGTACGCGAACGCGACCGTTGAAGGGGTCGTAGGCGGTGATCTTCACGGCCTGCCCCTCAATCGCACGGAGGGCTTCCTCAAATGCAGCAGGGGTCTTCACAACCGTGCGGCCCACGTGAGAGATGATGTGGCCAACGCCCAGccgatgcgcagcggccaCCGATCCGGGCAATACTTCAGCGAGTACCACTCCGTCCTCGACAGCCTCCACCGTGACGCCGAGACGCTCCGCGAGTGTCCTCTGCGATGGCGGTCTCGGCAACGCCGGTGGTGACGATGACGGCCGACTCTTCGCAGTGGCTGATCGCGGCACGTGCAGGCGCGACGGCAGTGGTGACGTGGACTTTGGCGTTTGGCTGCGGTGAGAGGCGCTCCGATTGGACGGCACTAGTTCTTGCTGCGACAactgcagaggagggggcacaTTCATGGAGAAGCCCtcgcgaggcgctgcggctgcgccggcatCAGGTGTCCTTGCAGCCGACCCCAGAGTCGCCATGATGCTCTCCAAGTCCttcagccgctcctccagcgtctcCATGTCTGACctggtggccgccgccgcctctaTGCActtcagctgctcctgcatgTACTCTACCGTCTTTACGGCCTCGTAGGCATCCGCGAGTGGGGCCACGGCAAGGGCGTCGTGAGCCTGAGCCACAAAGTCAGTGTAGGAGGACGTCAACTgttgaagctgctgctgggtgCTAAAGCTCACCtgatgcagctgccgcaccatGTCGCTCACATCAGCTCTAACCGATGCGGCCAGTTCGCTGCGTATTACCTCCAATTCCTCCTTCGTTTGCGCCACGACACTGCCGCAGACGCGGTCGCGAAACGCctccatctgctgctgcgtctccaCCCGCATCGCCCGCAGCTGcttggcggaggtggcgatgGCAATGTCGTTTATGTGCTTCAAATCCTCCGTGTACGTCTGCAGACTGCGCTCAGCGGCGATGAGAACCGTCTCGTGCgacgcgcgcagcgcgtcgtcgaggGCCTCGGGGTCCTCCACTTGTTTGTACATGAGTTGGGTACGCCGGTCTGCCGCCTGCCGCTCGCGCGTCTCACCGACCGCCCGGTCAGTGCGGCTGGAAGGGCCAGTGGAAGATGTCGCATGGACACTGCCTGTACCggtagcggcagcgccgaacTCGCCTCCATCACCTTTACGCAGCTCTGTCTTGAACAGCTCTGTATCGTTGGCGTGTGCCACGAGAAGAGACAAGACGTCGATCAGGTAGGACGGGCACGTGCCGCTGTGGCACAGCACTTCGAACCTGCGGTTCAGCACAGTAGTCATTTCGTTGAAGCGCACCTCTCTCACTTGCCGTGCAGAAGACGAAGTACGGAAATGCGTATGCGCACCGCGACCGAGaacgaaacaaacaaaaaaaagcgaagtGCAGGCGGAAAGACGACACTAAAGGCGATAGACGGCAAAGACCCGCAGCCACACAGAAAAGGCGGACGGATAAGGAAGcgagagcaagagaaaaggaaTAGTAAgcgcagagagaaaaggcTGATGGCTCTCTCCAGGGTGTACGGGAAACTTCCTAGTTGAGgagatgtgcgtgcgtgtgtgtaggtcTGTACGCAATGACGAAGACACGGAACCGGATAGCAAAAGATTGGAGCATCGGATGAGAACGAAAAAATGTGTGCGTGTCAGCAAAATTAGATCACCTGTCggtgtgtccgtgtgtgcgtctgcctTTTGTTGTGCTATGACGCACAGGTGGCGAGACTCGGTGCAAGATAGCGTCTACCTCTCGTGCAGGTTAGCCGGCACTCTCTTTCTTACAAATGCGCTGTTTTCCTTCTTTGGTCCCCCTTTCCTTTGAGTGCTCAATTTTCTGTAAGCTTTTTCTTCTGCGCTCCATCGCTACCATAGAGAGGACGTGCGTTCATCGTCCGGATGATGTGCACGTCCGCTCATGAGAGGGAACACATCAGCGTGGAATCGGTGTCCAGCGCACCCCACACTCAGTGGGAAGAGGCCAAGCAGAgttcccccccccatcccctccatatgccgaaccacctccTGGTGGTGATGGGCAAGCACCTACGGCCTACGGGAGctcagagcgatgtatcgctagggatgccggcggcgaggtcctggacggcgttgcgttggAGTGACTCGCGACAGTGACCACACGGCTGTGtcatccacatgatgggcacaAATTCAGCATgtctcacccccccccccagccctcacactgcctcCTGGTGATGGGCAGCCTGAGTGTCAACCCGATGAATATGCCAGGGGTGGCGAACAGCGTCATtggaggagcggctgtgaggcagCCCGCGAGGCAGGGTGAGGGTAGAGTATGTGGGCCAGGGGCGTGCTCTCCGATGACTAGGTCGGCGCACGACTGTAGCGCacgtgtctacggctgcttcgcaccatcgcgatggggcctgtgacagggaCGGGGTAGAGTGAGTTCATGTGTGGCAGAACAAGCACAGTGAACATTTTGGTTTGCGTATGTCACACACTTGCGCAGAGCAGGAGGCAAGTTGCacaggcgaaaaaaaagcgctCGTGAAGCCGCGCGGCACAGAtaaagagcgagagacgcatTCAGGAAGGATCTCCCTTCGTCGTGGTTCCCCCTGGCAGCCAAAGACTAAagcaagaggagagagaggaaaaagagaaagcagAGGCAGGACATCATCACACCTACGCCAAGTCGCCAGCATCCACACGTCCACACCGCATCAACGCTTAGCTGTCTCGCTTCGccacacaagcgcgcacgcatgtcGCAAGCTTCGATTTACTCCTGAATAAAGCGGCAGCACTTCTTGTCCCGCAACGCGCTCATGAGGGACGTATAGCGGGCCCGCActgcctctgcctccgccGACGGGATCGACAGGCGCTTCGCTACTAGGGTGAACGGGGTGTTGCGCTCAATCATCATCTCCAGCACAAAGCACATGCCACGCTCCGTCACACCCGTCCCGCTAATGTCGAGGAAGTCGATTTTGCAAGCCTGAGGCAAGAAGCGCAGTGTGTGGACGAGCAATATGAAGGCCGAGTCGTCCAGGAAGGCGTTGTCAGTGGTGTAGATGCGGCGCGCGTTGGTCATGCGGCCATTTGCGATGGCGATGACgaccggcagcaccggcacacactCGATGTGCAGGTCTGGCGGATTCGAGACGAGGAGGTCGATCAGCAtcttcttctccttctcgGTCTCCACCTCACGCGCAAAGAAGCGAAAGAGCTGGTCGATGGAGAACTGCGTCTTGGCGGTGGCCTTCTTAATCCTctccagccgctgcgcctcctcgatAATCTCCTTGCGCGTCGCCTCGGCCTCCCGCTGAAGCTCCGATACGGTCTTGCGCTCACCGTCACTGTACATGGTTGAACGCCGCCTTTAGGTCTCTCTCCGGTGATCGAAAAATTTAGTACGACAGCACCTGTGCAAAGAAAGCCGTAACGGTGCCGCGTGTGATTTGAAATCTGTGAGTGAGTAGTTAACCTCTTTTCCTGGTGCCACGGCCTGTGTTGGTCGATGAAGTCTGTGTGCAGAGACGAGACTCTGTGGGAAAGTCGGAAAATGCACGTTTGTGAGTGCGCGCGCAGGGCAAAGGCGCGCATGCTTCATGGGGTcaaagaggaggaagagacaATGGTTGCAAAATATGCTAACTAGTGCGCCCACAAATATCTGCGCGCGGGAAGCAGGAGTTGGACTTAAACCGATCAAGAGAGTCCCCCGAAAAGTCTTCTCAGGAGCGCATGCCGCATCTTTCCCTCTATCAAAGATGAGGCATACGACGAAGTCCGCCACACATAAAGCCCTATCGCGAGTGACGCGGCCACATTGATGGCTGGTGTCGCGGCCAAAAGTATTTATTTTTCCGCCCATAcatgcctccctccctgttGGCCGTGCtcacttgtgtgtgtgtgtgtgtattctTCGTTGATTGTGCCTCGGTTTTCGCCCGCCGCGCCCCTATCGATGATCGCGCAGAAGAGGGTCTGGGCCTTCCGTCTCTTGTCTCATTTCCTTCCTCCGCCGAAGCCCACTTGTCCTCCTCACCCTACTTCATCTGTGCTCTTCACGATCCCTAACACATTGGCGCGCCCTCGCTTCTGCCCTCTCTGCACACATTATCCGCCGGCGCACATCTAAAGGTGTGTGCGCGATAGGGGGCAGGTTGCTTCCGATCTaagcacagcacagcactTTAGTGAGAgggcgccgtcaccaccgaGAGATACACATGGCCGATAGGGGGGagagcacaagcacgcatcGGTGATGGCGCACGCGGGGTGCAGGCGAGGTAACGGGGCAAGGCATAGAAGTGAGAGTGAGGCCGAAAgacaccggcgacggcgacagagaaaaggggaggaAGGCGGGAGTACCAACGCACAAGATACACATATGGACAGAGGAGTTGTAACGACAACGAGAGGCACCCACCAAGCACTGCCCTCACCCGCGTCCGCTCGTGGCCCATGTCGGAAGCGTGCCCTGACCCACTTAAAAGAAATTCGATTTCACGGAGTTGTACGTGCCCAAGCCGCACACCACGACGCCAAACGCGAGCGTCAGCCATGTCAACGCCATATGTCGCCACCCCACCTCCGCCGTCGTCCAGTAGCCGGAGCGCAGCGCGAAGAGAGCGGGGAgcaagaaggagagggacccgccgcacacgccgccgAGGACGTCGAAAAGGACGCGGATGTTCGGCAAAGCAATACCAatgagcagcgccagcagggCGAGGAGGCCCGCGATGGTTCTGGACAGCCATACCGGCGCGGGGTTCTCCTCCGCATGGTAGCCCATCGCCATGACCACCGAGTCGCGCGTTGGAAAGATCGTCATGGGAAACGCCATCGTGAGGGAGACAACAATGCCGAAGTACGCAAGTTGCGCTGGGCGAGAATCAAGGTGGTTCGAAAAGTTCACCAGCACGTTTGGCTTCACCGAGTCGCCGAAACTCATGGCACCAAAGACGCCGGTGAGAATGTAAATGACGGTGGCCGCGGTCATGGAGCAcaccgtgcacacgcacatccgcTTCACTGAGCGGTCTTTGAGTTCCTCGTAGATCCTTGGTGCCACCGGCTGGCAGCAGTAGCTGAACACAAACGTGGTGAGAGCACCGATCATCCCGGAGTCCCAGCGAgccagcggcgcacgcggGGGAGTATGCCCCCCGGGGTCCAGCCCCGTGCTGTTTGCGTCCTCTCTTCTGTCCTGCGCAAAGCGATCCACGAGGGCGCCGGCGAGCAGGAAGATGGATACGGTGCCGACGATGGAGGCGTAGCGCAGCGTCTGGACCTTGCGAGCCATCGACAAAGGAAACATAACGAGTGCCCAGAAGAGCACCAtggcggtgcggcgatgGACCTTGTGGGACAGACCAACGGCTTCAAAGAGCGGCACGATAAAGTCACCCATCATCACAATGTACATGACAGCCACACCCCAGCAGAAGACGACAATGATCGCGGCCGTCACTTTCTCTGTGATGGGGCCGACAAGATCGATGGCGAGTTCCTCATATGACATGAGCTTCGTCAACGCGCTAACCTTCGCCAGGAGGAACACGCTGTAGATGGTAAGGTTGCAGACGAAAATGAGAGTGAGGGTGCCTGTTACGGTTCCGCAGTGCTGCATCGCATACGGCAACGCGAGCACACCGGCGCCACATGTGGCAGATGCAAGATTAAACGCGCTCGAAATCAAACCACCGCCTTCAGCCATGTAGTAGCGATCGAATAACATCGGCGACACAGTCAGGAGGCGTCGGTCGCGCCGCGTGAGCACGGGAACACTGTTTGCCCGCCGCACGTTGCTGCCGATGGAGCGGTTCAACTCGGTGTCAAAGGCGGCGTGCGAGTGCGACATGCGTAGCCAAGTCCCATGCGGTAGCATGGGGCTCAGCTCATTGAGGTTCGAGTCACCTCCACCCACCATTCCTGCACAGGCGGTTGTGTGCCGGTGGGCGCGCATATGAAAAGAGCGGAAGCGCGGCGTATAAAGAGGTGCTCACAAGTGACGCTGGCGAGATCGGAAGAAATAggggaaaaggaggagggagagagcagaCACCCATCTACAAAGACCAGCGCAACGCACACTGCCAAGGCTGAACAGGAATACAGTGAACGAAGAAAAATAAGGGAGAAAAGTGAGATAAGCAGTGCCGCGCAGAAACTTCGAGTCGACGCAGACAGGCCACAGAGACACAAAGAAGGCAGACACTCAACACTGGATCACCACCgccctgtgcgcgtgtcgaaAGCAAGACCTCCCTCAACACTCGAAATTACGGTGCGGGTGAAGCGTGCGATCGCGGTGATgggaaagcgagagagacagagagagcgagcgaggcgctACAAATATGCTGGAAATGggagaaaacaaagaggggcaacgacaacaacagAGGCGAGGAGCAGAGATGAAAGCAACAAAATGAGCGCGAGAGGTGGAGCTGCCAAAGCGAGAGGGAAGCGAACGCCCGAGGTCGGCCTGCCGCGGTGaagggcggggcggggacAAGGAAGGAGGCTCAGGGAAGACTCACACATGCAATGAGGGCGCCTACAGAGTTGCTTGCACGCGAGAAACGCAGCAAGGGCGCAAGTGCCGTGCCACTCGTGTCTCAGcgtgcaaaaaaaaaaaaaaagatgcgtgtgtctgcgtgctcgtggtgtgcgtgcgaagCGGTGCAGACAGGTAGGcgcagagagggaaaagaggagagcaaACGTGCAAGAGAGAAGTGGCGTGGGTCATAGAGTTCCTAtagcccccctcctccccttcgcCGCTCCCTCTGAGGAGGCCTAGGTGCGCTCCCCTTGTGTGGTCGCTTCCTTTTGATGTCACCCTTACCGTTGTGCGGCTTTGTTTTCGTATTCTTGCTCTCGCTGTGTTCTTCGCTCCAACCACGAGAAAAGCAAATACGTATAcacgtatgtgtgtatagggagcgcgcgcgcagcaagCCGATCACGTGTATGATGAGTGATGGTCAAGTGGCGCTGGTAACtgggaagagaggagagggtcTGCGAGAGGCGGAGTGAGgccgctgctcgtgtgcCACTTGCGCTGGCCGTGTTTGCGACGCTGACGTTGAAAAACAGCCGAaatctgtgtgcgtgtggggtgGACAATACTGTTAAGTGAGCGGGTGTGCGCACAGCAGATgacgagagaggaggtggaaaGGGAGGTGCCACAAAACTACACCGCTTCAATGTGTGCCTCTGTCGGGTTCCGAGAAACGCATCACATtaggaaaggaaaggaaaaagaagggtGCAGACGTCTGGCAGGACTGAGCCATACTCGCAGCCAAGAGAAGCGTGACAGAGCAGGGGCTCGGGAGTTCCAGCACGAGCGGCGCGCGCAGTGATCTTAGCCAACGAATGTGCGTGTTCGGTTTTgtcggagagagaagagcgacagACCCACATTGGGAGCAGGCGACGCGCTATAGCATGGACGCCACGCCAAAGGGAAAAACCAGCTGACGTTTTCAAAAGGAGCAGCTTTTTTCCGTTACCTTCAGAAGTGCTCCGCCCTGCAGAGatttctcttcttctccagACTCTCTCGCCCCCAGCAGACATAGAAAAGTGCACGCGCGAGACGCGCGCGTCCGCATGCGCCTTCGGCTGTGTCGATTACGTTTCTTGTGGGCATTCCCTTCCCTTTGGTGGTGTGCGGTCAcagtacacgcacacaaagatCGTGCGACAGAGACaatatatatgtatgcgtgtCCTGCATGCGTCGCAGGTAGTGGTGCCGTAAGGTGTGGCATAACGTGGTAGTTCCCGGCATCATCAACTACAAAACAACGAAGCATGAACCAGctctggcagcagcagcagcagcagcggcgacgggcCGAGAAGAGGATGCGTGCGCCTTCGATTACTTGCTATGgcgcgccctccccctccccaaacACACAATGAATGCGTAGCAGAGTAGGACATACAGTCTCTTCTCCACCCCTACCTCCAAGTCAGGTATTCACTATACGCTCTGGCACTTCAAGacgacgcacagcagc
This genomic stretch from Leishmania donovani BPK282A1 complete genome, chromosome 36 harbors:
- a CDS encoding amino acid permease-like protein, with protein sequence MRAHRHTTACAGMVGGGDSNLNELSPMLPHGTWLRMSHSHAAFDTELNRSIGSNVRRANSVPVLTRRDRRLLTVSPMLFDRYYMAEGGGLISSAFNLASATCGAGVLALPYAMQHCGTVTGTLTLIFVCNLTIYSVFLLAKVSALTKLMSYEELAIDLVGPITEKVTAAIIVVFCWGVAVMYIVMMGDFIVPLFEAVGLSHKVHRRTAMVLFWALVMFPLSMARKVQTLRYASIVGTVSIFLLAGALVDRFAQDRREDANSTGLDPGGHTPPRAPLARWDSGMIGALTTFVFSYCCQPVAPRIYEELKDRSVKRMCVCTVCSMTAATVIYILTGVFGAMSFGDSVKPNVLVNFSNHLDSRPAQLAYFGIVVSLTMAFPMTIFPTRDSVVMAMGYHAEENPAPVWLSRTIAGLLALLALLIGIALPNIRVLFDVLGGVCGGSLSFLLPALFALRSGYWTTAEVGWRHMALTWLTLAFGVVVCGLGTYNSVKSNFF